TATCGGTCGCAGTCGCCGAATAATTTGCATCTCCGCTTTTCACGGCAACTGCATTCAGCATAATCGTACGAAAATCGCACTGCAGTCCCATATTGCTAAAGTAACCGGAGCCGCAATTATAAGAGAAACTAAGCAGCGCGTCTGCCTGGCTCTGAGAAATATAAAGATTATTTGCATGGACAAATTGATTAAGGACGGAAGTGTAACTTGCTTTATTGAGAGAGTTAACCATCTGGCTATGTGCTTCTTCCGCACTCAAATTATTATAAAAAGTATCCCCCGGATAAAGTACAATACCGTATCCAACCGTTGGGATCTTATCATAAGTCAACTGATCTGCATAAACCGCAGAAGCATAACCTTCCCACTTTTCCATCTGTTCCAGCATAGGTTCGCTCATGCGATGATCGTCCTGCGTTGTAACGGATGTATCAGATTGTGCCGAGACAAAAACATCTGATTGATAACCGTTCGTATATTCTCCGCCTGTTGTACTCGCCGCAGTAAATGGATGCGTTCCTGCAGAAAGCCCTTCGACTTGTGCTGTCCAAACTTTTGTGACAATGCCATTTGTCGTATCTGTCTGCTTTAAAGAAGCTGTATATGTTTTTCCATCCATTGTAAACTGTACGCCCGTTCTGGAGTTATCTGTAATTGCAACTAAAGTTGCTGGTTTCCCTGCCATCACTACATTGGGATTTGCATAAGCAGAGCGAACTGCATCTGCTTCTTTCACTGTCACATTACACGATACCGAATGGGTGCCAGATTTTGCAGTAATCGTAACATTTCCCGGTGCTTTCGCATAAATGTACCCATTTACAACAGATGCAATCTCTTCATTGCTGCTTGTCCAGAAAACGACACTGTCACTCGGTGTTACACTTGCTTTTATGTACAACGTCTTTCCTGCTTCCACTGAAGCTGAATTATTAGAAAGCGAAATATCAGAAGCTGCAGAATCCGAATCGGAAATTTCTCTCACATAATCAGAACACATATACCCGGTTTGATTATTGGAAGTCTGAACTTTTACCCAACCTTGCGTAGAAGTATCCAAAATAACGAGCTGTGTATTCAACCCTAAAGTTGTTAAAATATCATAATTTGTGCCGGGACCTTCTCTCAAACGAACATCGGAGCCGGTGACAATCCCAAGTTTTTGCGTTGTATTGGAACCACTATCCGGAGGGGTTGACTCTCCACCATTGATGAGTGTTAAAAATTCCATACTGCAATATCCGGTATCCCCCGAATTTGTCTGAATTTTTGCCCAACCGGAAGGAAGCTGCTCTAAAACAGTAACAACCATCCCGTCTGAAATTGTAAAGTTAACTGGATTATTCTTTCCATCTCCAGAACGGACATTTAAAACATCAGCAGTAACTTTTGCGGTAGTTGTTGTCGTCCCTCCGGAATTTTCATTATCAGAAGAACCGCTGTCTGAAGAAGAGCCTCCTGAAATCGTTAGATATTCTTTACTGCAATACCCAATTCTGCCGGCACTTGTTTTGATCTGCACCCAATCGCCGCTGTCATCAAGGACGGTTACTTGTGTTCCTTCTAAAATTGTAAAAAGGACATTCCCATCCCCACTGCCTTTCTCACGAACATTCAGTACATCTGCATTGACTGTTCCTGTCTTTTGAGAACCTCCCGAGTTAGAAGAAGAACCACTATCTGAAGAGGAACCACCAGAAATCGTTAGATATTCTTTGCTGCAATATCCGGTTTTTCCATCACTTGTCTGAATCTGTGCCCAATCACTACTATCGTCAAGGATAGTCACTTGTGTTCCATCTGAAATTTTAAAAAGAACCTCACTGCCACCGTTGCCTTCCTTACGAACATTCAGTACATCTGCATTAACTGTCCCAGTCTTATCGGAACCTGTATTGTTATTCTGAGGAGGTGTTTCTGACGGAGTCTGCGCTACTGTATCTTGAATATCCAAATACTCTTTGCTGCAATACCCTTTTTTCCCATCGCTTGTCTGAATCTGTGCCCAATCGCCGCTGTCGTCAAGGACGGTCACTTGTGTTCCATCTGAAATTTTAAAAAGAATATCACTGCCGCCGTTGCCTTCCTTACGAACATTCAGTACATCTGCATTGACGGTTCCGGTCTTTTGAGAACTTCCCGAGTTGGAGGAACCACTATCTGAAGAGGAGCCACCAGAAATCGTTAGATATTCTTTGCTGCAATATCCGGTTTTTCCATCACTTGTCTGAATCTGTGCCCAATCACTACTATCGTCAAGGATAGTCACTTGTGTTCCCTCTAAAATTGTAAAAAGGACCTCACTACCTCCATTACCTTCCTTACGAACATTCAGTACATCTGCATTGACAGTTCCAGTCTTTCCAGCCGAAACAGGCATGTTCGCAATCTCAAGAAATGTACAGCTGCAATATCCTTGAAGGCCGCTGCCGTTATCAATTTTTGCCCAACTTCCATCATTTTCAAGGACTTTTACCGATTCTCCCTGCGTTAGTTCACCAATCACATCATTATTTGTTCCCGGCCCTTCACGAACATACAGGCAATCTGCATTCACGGTCGCTGTACCAGAACCATCCGCTTTTGCAAGACCTACGCTGGCACGATAAATCTGTGTCGGCTCCGATTGCGCAAAAGCTCCCATCGGCATGGAGGCAATCATGCAAATTGCAATTAAAATCGCTGATGTACGCCGTAAAATCCCATCTCTCTTTTTCATTCAAAAGCCTCCTTTAGTCCAAAAAGCAAGCTCATTTTCTATAAAACGAGCTTACTTCACATAATTCGCCCTAATTATAACAGTATTGTTACCAAAATGCAACATTGCTTTCATCTTTTCAAAATAATTTTATTGATTTATTAATTTCTCTATTGACAAACACAAAGCTAATGAATATATTGTATATATAGTGTATATACAATATAATTAAAGAGGATTATCCATGGACATTATTATCAGTAACTCTAACAATCTGCCGATTTATGAGCAGATTACTTCTCAGATCAAAGAAAAAATTTTGACCGGTGAACTAAAAAACGGAGAAGCTCTGCCTTCTATGCGGCTACTAGCAAAAGAACTTCGAATCAGCGTAATCACAACAAAACGTGCTTATGAAGAACTGGAACGCGAAGGATTCCTTCATACCATTGTCGGAAAAGGAAGCTTTGTTGCTGGAAAAAGTCCAGAACTACTCCATGAAAATCAGCTGCGCATCACACAAGAGCAACTTGCTAAAGCGGTTGAAACTGCAAAAAGTTATGACATTTCCTATGAAGAGCTTTTGGAAATGCTTACGATTCTTTATAAAGGAGAATAATGATGGAAAATGATTTAGAAATCAGATCCCTAAATAAATCTTTTCAAAGCGGCTTTGCCTTAAAAGATATTAATCTTACTCTACCGCGTGGAAGCGTAATGGGATTTATCGGACAAAACGGAGCTGGAAAAACAACAACCATTAAATGTATTTTGAATCTGCTTCACCCGGACAGTGGAACGATTCGAATTTTTGGGAAAGAAATCGCACAAAATGAAATTGAAGTCAAAGAAAATATTGGCGTCGTATTTGATGAGTGTCCGCTGCACGAGACTCTTTCTGCCGAAAAAGCAGAAAAAATCCTCTCGAAAATTTATCAAAACTGGGATAGCTCTCTTTATCAGTCTTATTTAAAGGAATTTAAGCTTCCGCCTAAACGTCCTATTAAAGAATACTCGCGCGGAATGAAAATGAAGCTCTCTATTACCTGTGCACTCGCACATCATCCAAAGCTTCTGCTTTTAGATGAAGCTACCAGCGGATTGGATCCTGTTGTACGGGACGAAATTTTGGAGATTTTTTATAATTTCATTCAAGATGAATCTCACTCCATTTTGATGTCCTCCCATATCACCAGCGATCTCGAAAAGATTGCGGATTACATTACTTTTATTCATCATGGAAAAATTTTGTTTTCTTCTCCAAAAGATCAAATTCTAGATAGCTTTGGGATTTTAAAATGCGGGAAACAAAATTTTGAGATGCTTGATCCTTCTGAATATATTTCCTATCGCGAAAACAATTTCGGGTATGAAATTCTGGTAAAAGACCGTTATTTATCAAAGAAAAAGCATCCAGATATGGTTTTGGATCGAGTTAACCTAGACGAAATTATGGTCTTTTTTGTGAAAGGAGAAAAATAATGATTGGTCTTATCTCAAAAGATTTTCTGGTGCTGCAAAAACTGATGCGTTCACAAATCCCGATTTTGCTAATCATGACAATTCTATTCACATTTTCATTTGGAAACAGTACTTACGCTCTTTCCATGGTTTGCGTTTTTTTAATGGCTTCTTCCGTCAATATTTTTTATTATGATGATACCGCTAAATGGGATTCTTTCGCACAGACACTTCCAATTAAAAAGAAAACAATCGTAGAAGCTCGCTACTGCTCCTCCCTGCTCACGATTCTAGGCGGAATTCTTGTCGTTACAATATTAGAGTTCATCAGCAAAATTTTTGTCTCTCGTTCAGAAAGTGACGTTCCTTTCGTCCCCGTTCTCTGTATAACCGTTTTTCTGGTGTGCCTAATGTACTCTATTTTATTTCCCATTATTTATCGCTTTGGACCGGAACACTCCCGTGTGATTTCGATCGCAGTCATTATGATTCCAGTACTGATCTTTATTCTTCTTGGAAAAAGCGGCGCCCTTGACAATCTATTTACTTCTCTCGAATCCAGCGGAATGGAATCGATGATTCCAATTTATTGTTATCTTTCCGTTCCCGCCGGAATTGTGCTGCTGTTTTTATCTTGTCTGCTTTCTATTCATATCTATAATCAAAAAGAATTTTAAGAAAAGGTCTGCATTTCTGCAGACCTTTTTTAAATATAAAAGTACTTTCCTTGTAGGAAGGATAATTGTCTGATATAATTATAATATATTATTATCGTAAAATAGAAATCAGGTGTGAATCGAATGGATAAAAAAAGAGCCGGAAAATGTGCCGCTGTTATCGACATCGGCTCCAGCATGCTTAAAATGCGAATTGCACAGCTGCAAAAGGGAAAAATCGTAGATCTCGATCGTCTGGAATATCCGATTCACCTCGGACATGAAGTCTTTACCGAAGGAAAAATTTCTTATGAAAGCTTAAGGGAACTCTCTTCCGCTTTAAACGGGTTCTCTTCTCTTTTAAAAGAATACGGTATTACACAATGTACTACCGTCGCCACCTCTGCCCTACGGGATTCAGAAAACCGCGCATATATTCTAGATCAGCTGAAAATTCATAATAATCTCTCCGTAAAAGTGCTGGAAGGCGATCAGGAAAAAAGCCGTATTTATTTTGAAATTCTTACCGTATTAAAAGATTCCCCTGATCTTTTACCCGGCAAATCTCTGATCTCCTATATTGGTTCCGGAACAATTGGACTAGCTCTCTATGATGGAGAAATCATGATTTCTTCTGAAAGCATTCCCATCGGCGCTCTAAAGCTGCATGATATGCTTGGCAGCATTCAAAATCTTACTGAAGATTTTCATACCGTTTTGGAAGAATATTTAGACAGTACTCTCGATCATGCAATCCGCCCACTCAGCGGTGAGGAAATTACCAACCTGATTTTAACTGGAAATGAAATTGAACAGATCGCATCTCTTTGCAATGTTAAAGCCCATGACGGACGTTATCTGCTGCCGGTGAAAAGTTTTAAAAAGCTTTATAAATCCATTCGTTCTTTAACTTCAGATCAAATTTCAATGCAGTATCAGATTACCCAAGAAGAAGCCGAACCGCTCTATTCTGCCCTTGCAATTTATATGAAATTAATTCGTTCCACAAAAGCTTTAAATATTATCTGTCCAAAAGTAGAACTATGGGACTCACTTCTTCGTGATCAGCTTTATCCAAAAATGAAAAATCTTTATGCGCAGCACATTCGTCAAAATGCAATCTCATGTGCCGAACGATTAGCTGCAAATTTCGATTATAATCCTAAGCATACTCAAGCTGTACGCTTATGCTCAGAAAAGATTTTCGATAAAACCAAATCTTTTCATGGCTTAGATAACAATAAAAAGCTGCTTTTAGACCTCGCCGCTATCCTGCACGACTGCGGACATTATGTGACAGCGAAACACCCCTTACGGGCCACTTATCACCTTTTACAGGACCTGAGTATTTATGGAATTACCCGTCAGGATCGCTTGATTACCGCTTTTATTGCAGGCTTTAGCGAATTTGATACACCAGATTTTTCACAGCCTGAATTTTTGGGCCTTCCTGAAGAAACGAAACTTGTGATTTCCAAACTGACGGCTATTTTTCGTCTGGCGAATGCGCTGGATAAATCCCATATGCAAAAAGCAATGGATATCAAGGTAAAAACAAATGGTGAAAAGATGACCGTGACTGCTTTCTGTAATGACAACTTTTATCTCGAACGATGGGCATTCGAACAATGCGCACCATTTTTTCAGGATGTCTTTGGAATTGAACCGGTCCTTGTCGTAAAAGAAACGTTTATTTGAATGGAGGCTGCAGCTGTTTTATGGAAAAGATGCCTTATTATAATCGTGAACTAAGCTGGGTCGATTTTAACTATCGGGTTTTGGAAGAAGCTTTTAAAAAAGAAAATCCGATCATGGAACGTATTCGTTTTCTTTCGATCACAGCCAGTAACCTCGATGAATTTTTTATGGTTCGTGTAGCAGGAGTTGTGGAACAAGTCCGCAGCAAATATCATGCAGAGGATTTAAGCGGTTTAACCCCACAAAAGCTTTTGGAAAAGCTCAATATCAAAATCCACGAATTCATGGAAAAACAATATTCCTGTTTGCATCGTTCCATCATTCCGGCTCTTAAAAAACTAAATATTTCATTTCTTACACCGGATGAAATGAATGAAGAACAGCTTTCGTTTCTTTCTAACTATTTTGAAAAAGTCCTTTTTCCTGTATTAACCCCGCTTGCAGTTGACCCCAGCCGCCCATTTCCACTTCTAGCCAACAAAAGTCTCAATGTAGCAATTCGCCTTGAAGGAAATGGAAAGCCCTATTTTGCAGTTGTACAGGTTCCCTCTATTCTTTCTCGCTATTTGGAACTACCCTCCCGGAATGGAAGCCGAGAATTTATTCTTCTTGAAAATTTAATCATTTATAAATTGGAAGAATTATTTGAAGCAAGTGATATTCGTGCTGCCTGTCCTTTTCGCATGACCAGAAACAGTGATCTTGAGATCGATGAAGGCGCCGAAGATCTGTTGGCAGAAATTCAAAAATCTATTAAGAAACGAAAACGTGGAAATCCAGTTCGGCTGGAACTTTTGCAAAAATGCGACCCGGAAACAAAATCGTTCCTGCTCGAAATGATTCATATCCGAAAAGATAACATCTACGAACTTCAAGGCCCGTTGGATTTAACATTCCTCTCCAAATTTGCAGATCTGCCCGGATTTGAGAGATATTGCTTCAAGCCAATCATACCAGTTTATCCTCCTGCTGATTTTTGGAACTATAAAAGTATTTTTGATGCAATCAGAGAAAAAGATCGCATGGTTCACCACCCTTATGAGAGTTTTGAAACCGTTGTTGATTTTGTACGTCAAGCCGCAGAAGATGAAAATGTGCTTGCTATTAAACAAACCCTCTATCGAGTCAGCGGTCATTCTCCGATTATTGCAGCGTTGATTCGTGCCGCTGAAAACGGGAAACAAGTAACCGTTTTAGTGGAACTGAAAGCACGTTTTGATGAAGAAAATAATATTCTCTGGGCAAAGAAACTGGAAGAAGCCGGCTGTCATGTTATTTATGGACTGGCAGGCCTCAAAACACACTGTAAAATTTTACTGGTTGTCCGAAGAGATGAAGATTGCATCCGTCGCTATGTTCATATGGGAACTGGAAATTATAATGATTCCACTGCAAAAATTTATACCGATATTGGTGTCTTTACCTGCAAGGAACCATTTGGAACAGACGCCAGCAGTCTTTTTAATGTATTGACAGGTTATTCTCGCCCACCGGAATATAATAAAATGCTGGTAGCTCCAAACGAACTGCGCGGATTTTTTGAATCTATGATTGAGCGCGAAACTCAAAATGCCCAAAATGGGCTTCCTTGCGGTATCACTGCAAAGGTAAATTCTCTTGTTGATCCCGAAATCATTTCTCTCCTTTATAAAGCTTCGCAGGCAGGAGTTCCGATTCACCTCATCGTACGCGGAATTTGCTGCTTGATCCCCGGTCTGCCTGGAGTCAGCGAGCATATTGAAGTCATCAGCATTATCGGGCAGCTTCTCGAACACAGCCGGATCTTTCGTTTTGAAAACGGAGGGACTCCAAAAATTTATATGGGAAGCGCAGACTGGATGAGCAGAAATCTTGACCGCCGTATAGAATTAGTCTTCCCAATTGAAGATGAAGAGTTAAAACAACGTGCATTTGGAATTCTTGATCTAATGTTAAATGATAATATTAATGCCAGAATGATGACTAACACAACAGAATATCATCATATCGACCGGCGTGGGAAAGTCCCCTGCAATTGTCAACGTGAATTCAGTAGGCTGGCACAGGAAGCTGTTGCAAAGTTGGAGATTCCTGATCGAGATCAACCTTTGAAACCAATTTTAAGCCCTGATTTTGATCGTTGATATCGTTTAAGTTTTCAATGAAAAGGATGTGATTTATTTTGCTGCGTGTAGGTATTCTAACGAGTGGAGGCGACTGTCAAGGACTTAATTCTGCAATCCGCGGAGTTGCCAAAGCACTTTACGTTCGATTCGACAGCCATGTAGAAATTTATGGAATTGCAGACGGATATCGTGGTCTAATCGAAGGAAACGCTCGGTTAATGAATCCAGAGGATTTTTCCGGGATCCTAACCCTAGGCGGTACAATTCTTGGGACCAGCCGTCAGCCTTTTAAAATGATGCGAGTCGTAGAAGATGACAGCGTTGATAAAGTAAAAAACATGAAAGAAAATTACAAGAAGCTCAAACTGGACTGCCTTGTAATTTTAGGTGGAAACGGAACCCATAAAACTGCAAATCTCCTGAGTCAAGAAGGACTTAATATTGTAACCCTCCCCAAAACGATTGATAACGATATCTGGGGAACCGAAATGACTTTTGGCTTTTACAGTGCCATGAATATTGCTACTAATGTTGTAGACTGCATCCATACCACTGCGACCTCTCATGGACGCGTATTTATCGTGGAAATTATGGGTCATAAAGTCGGCTGGCTTACTCTTTATGCAGGAGTAGCCGGCGGTGCTGACGTAATTTTGATCCCGGAGATCCCCTATGATATCGACGAGATTGCAGACACAATCCAACGGCGTAATAAAAACGGCAAGCGTTTTTCTATCCTTGCAGTAGCAGAAGGTGCCATTTCTAAAGAGGAAGCAGCCTTAAGCAAAAAGCAGCTCAAAGCTGCAAGAACTCTTGAGACTCAATATCCCTCCATCAGCTATCGGATTGCCGAAAGGCTTGGCCAAAAAACCGGTCAAGAAATTCGAGTAACGGTACCAGGTCATTTTCAGCGCGGCGGCAGTCCATGTCCTTATGACCGCGTCCTTTCCACCCGCTTTGGTACTGCAGCTGCAAATTTGATTGCAGAAAAAAAGTTTGGAAATATGGTAGCCCTGCAAAATGGAGCAATTATTCCGGTCCCCTTATCAGAAGTAGCCGGAAAATTAAAGCGTGTTCCATTAGACAGCGAAGTGATTCGCACTGCACGAGAAATTGGAATCTCTTTTGGAGATCATCCCTGAAAAATAACCATTCAAATTTGAGTGATAAAATACAACTGCAAATAAAAAAGGAACCAGCGTAAAAAGCTTGGTTCCTTTTTTATAACGATCATAAATCGATTTGGTTACGAATCTGATCAAATAGCTGATCACCGATTCCCCTTACATTTTTCAAATCTTCTATCGAAGTGAATTTTCCATGTGTTTCCCGATATTCTACAATTCTCTTCGCTAAAGCAGGGCCTATCCCATCTAATTCCTGTAATGCAGATTCCGATGCTGTATTTACATGAATTTTTCCGTTATAAGCACTTGAAACGTCCTGTACATCTGTCGCAACCTCTACAACAGACGGGCTAACATCGGGGACAAAGAATAAATTAAATCCGATACAGACTGCTGCCAAAATTGCTGCCAATCCAACCAGCACTTCTATCTCCCAATTTTCACGCTCCATATAAATTCTCCAGCTTTTTTAAAAACTCTTTAAAATAGAGCGGTAATTCTGAAGTAAATTCCATATATTTTCCACTTCTTGGATGAATAAATCCAATTGTCCGCGCATGCAGACACTGCCCATTAAGCCCTGGGACTGGATGCTTTGGACCATAAAGTGGATCTCCCGCAACCGGATGCCCTAAATAAGCCATATGAACCCGAATCTGATGAGTTCTTCCTGTTTCCAACTTCAAACGAACATGCGTAAACTGTGAATATCGTTTTAAAACAGTATAATGCGTAATCGCCGGTCTCGAATTTTTTTCTGTAACTGCCATCTTTTTTCTCTCGATCGGATGACGTCCAATCGGTTTGTCAATCGTGCCGGAATCTTCTTTCAGATTCCCATGCACGACTGCCTCATATAAACGTGTAAAGCTATGGACTTTAATTTGCTCTGCCAATTTTCGATGAGAATAATCATTCTTTGCAACAATTAATAATCCACTGGTATCTTTATCAATACGATGAACAATTCCAGGACGAATCACTCCATTGATTCCGGAAAGGCTATCTCCACAATGCGCCAAAAGCGCATTCACTAAGGTTCCATCATGATTTCCAGGTGCCGGATGCACCACCATTCCCTTGGGCTTATTAACGACCAACAAATCATCATCTTCATAGATGATTTCCAAAGGAATGTTTTCGGCCTTTACATTGAGTTGCTCCGGGTCCGGAATGAAAAGGTTTAGAATTTGTCCTTCTTTGAGAAGCTCTTTTTTTGAAAGCGATTCTCCTTTACATGTCACATTTCCCGATAAAATCAGCTTTTCCGCAGCTGATCTTGTGAGTTCTTCAACAGCTTGGCCTAAATACTTATCAAGCCTCTGTCCCGTCCCGGAATGATCAACAACTAATTCAATTTTCTTTCCCATCATACTTCTGCCTTCTCAAATTATTTATGGGCATATTCCCCTAAGAGCACATGAATTATGAAAAGAATTACCCCAGTAACGACACAAATATCTGCAAAATTAAACACCGGAGGGAAAAAGCTGAATTTTAAATAATCCACCACATATCCTAATCGGATTCGATCAATTAGATTTCCGATTCCTCCTCCCAAAACAAGGACACAGGCGACCCATGACCAAGCGTTTTGGGACTTATAAAATAGGATCATTCCAATAATTACGACACAAAGCAGTGAAGTAAATAGAATCAGAAACAACTGCTTATTTTCAAAAATACTAAAAGCAGCACCTCGATTTTCAAGATAAAACAAGGAAAAAATGTGAGAAATCACATTGATGCTCTTAATCGGTTTTACATTCTCAACAATTATCCATTTAATCCACTGATCGATCCCTGCTGCTAATCCTGCAAACACAAAAGCAAATAAACAAAGCAACGGTCTTTTATTTTTTGTTTTTGAAACAGAACCCATATTGTCTCACCCGTCTCTCTATAATAAAAGCGGAGCAGCAATTATCTGCCCCGCTTTTTAATTACTCGTTTTATCCAATCACATGGGCACAGCGCTCACAAAGATCAGGATGATCTGCATTTTTGCCAACCTCATCACTATACACCCAGCAACGTGCACATTTTTGACCTTCGGCATGTTTGACCGTAATGCTCAATCCCTGAAGTGCCACTTCCGTAAACTCTCCGGAACCGCCTTTCACGGTTTCCAACTGAGAAACAATCAATGCTGTTAAAAGCTCTTTTTTCTGTTCATTTACGAAATCATATAAATCTCCGTCACAGAACAACTGAACTTTCGCGTCCAGAGAAGAACCAATCACTTTCTCTTTTCGAGCAAGCTCCAGAGCCTTTTTCACATCATCACGAATTTCATGAATTCGATCCCATTTTGCAAGGAATGTTTCATCGACCTTAATACCAGAAGGCTGCGGAAATTCATTGAGTACAACATTTTCGGCATCTTCGCTTGCAAGATGCGGCATACTATGCCAGATCTCATCAGAAGTAAATGCCAAAATAGGCGAGATCAAACGGGACATTCCGCTAAGAATCCGGAACATAACTGTCTGCGCCGCACGGCGTGTATGACTATCCGCTTTTTCTGTATAAAGACGATCCTTACATACGTCCAGATAGAAGTTACTCATATCTACGACACAAAAATTATGGATTGCATGGTAGGCATTATGGAACTCTAATGTTTCATAGCCTTCTACCGTCTTTTTAATCAGTTCGTCAAATTTAATTAGTGCCCAGCGATCAAGGTCTTCCAACTCATTCATCGGAACCATATCATGATCCGGGTCAAAATCGCTCAAATTACCAAGAATAAAACGCGCTGTGTTGCGAATTTTACGGTAAGCATCAGAAAGCTGTTTAAGAATTTCCTTTGAAATACGGATATCCGCATGATAATCAGAAGATGCAACCCATAGGCGAAGAATATCCGCACCATACTGATCGACAATTTCCTGTGGGTTGATGCCGTTTCCAAGAGATTTACTCATCTTACGGCCTTCACCATCTACCACCCAGCCATGTGTGCAAACAGCTTTATAGGGAGCTTTTCCTCTCCATGCAACACTGGTGAGAAGACTAGACTGGAACCAACCGCGATACTGGTCAGCGCCTTCCAGATAAAGGTCAGCAGGCCAATGAAGTTCCGGGCGCTGATCAGCTACTGCTGCATGCGTAACTCCGGAATCAAACCAGACATCCATGATGTCGCTTTCTTTTGTAAACTCTCCGCAGCCACATTTTGCGCACTTGGTACCTTGTGGTAAAATCTGCTCAGCAGAAAGTTCATACCACGCGTCACTGCCTTTTTCACGGAACAAATCAGACACACGCTTCATAGCTTCTGCACTGATCAGCGGCTCCCCGCAATCTTTGCAATAAAAGATCGGAATCGGAACGCCCCAGCGGCGCTGACGAGAAATACACCAGTCATTTCTCTCTCGAACCATAGAGGTGATACGATCGCGCCCCCATTCAGGGATCCACTTTACTTTATTAATTTCCTCGACAGCCTGATCTTTAATGGCATCGATAGAACAGAACCACTGTTCTGTTGCACGGAACAAAACCGGCTTCTTGCAGCGCCAGCAATGCGGATATTGATGGATAATCTTCTGTGTTGCAAACATTGCCCCAATTTCCACTAAATAATCAGCAATCGCTTTATTTGCTTCTTTTGTGGAAAGTCCGGCAAAGCGCTCGCCTGCTTCACTCGTCAAATATCCATTTGCATCTACTGGAACAATAATCGGCAGATCGGGATAATTCTGACAGACATTATAGTCATCAATACCATGGCCAGGAGCTGTATGAACACATCCGGTACCACTTTCGAGCGTTACATGATTGCCCAAGATAATCGGAGAGACCCGGTCGAGGAACGGATGTTGTGTCTTAATGAGTTCCAAATCACTGCCCTTAAAAGTAGCAACTACTTTATAATCTGTAAGTCCTGCCTGTGCCATCACATTTTCATACAAAGCAGAGGCCATTACATAATAGTCTTTTCCACACTGAATCAGAGAATATTCAAAATCCGGGCCAAGGCAGATTGCCTCATTTGCAGGAATAGTCCAAGTCGTCGTTGTCCAGATCACAAAATAAGTATGAGAAAGATCAGCACCTTTTGCTGTAAAAAGGCCCTTATCATCAAT
This genomic window from Caproicibacterium sp. BJN0003 contains:
- the lspA gene encoding signal peptidase II, with the translated sequence MGSVSKTKNKRPLLCLFAFVFAGLAAGIDQWIKWIIVENVKPIKSINVISHIFSLFYLENRGAAFSIFENKQLFLILFTSLLCVVIIGMILFYKSQNAWSWVACVLVLGGGIGNLIDRIRLGYVVDYLKFSFFPPVFNFADICVVTGVILFIIHVLLGEYAHK
- the ileS gene encoding isoleucine--tRNA ligase — protein: MDYKSTLNLPKTKFPMQAGLPKKEPTMLQEWNQDHIYEKVMKKNEGKPVFVLHDGPPYANGDIHLGTALNKVLKDIIVRYKNMSGFQAPYVPGWDTHGLPTELKARKKAGVGNSTTISNLELRKLCREFALGYLNDQREEFRRLGGIGDWEHPYVTLTHDFEAKQIEIFSNMATKGLIYRGLKPVYWCPECKTALAEAEIEYAEDPCDSIFVKFRVIDDKGLFTAKGADLSHTYFVIWTTTTWTIPANEAICLGPDFEYSLIQCGKDYYVMASALYENVMAQAGLTDYKVVATFKGSDLELIKTQHPFLDRVSPIILGNHVTLESGTGCVHTAPGHGIDDYNVCQNYPDLPIIVPVDANGYLTSEAGERFAGLSTKEANKAIADYLVEIGAMFATQKIIHQYPHCWRCKKPVLFRATEQWFCSIDAIKDQAVEEINKVKWIPEWGRDRITSMVRERNDWCISRQRRWGVPIPIFYCKDCGEPLISAEAMKRVSDLFREKGSDAWYELSAEQILPQGTKCAKCGCGEFTKESDIMDVWFDSGVTHAAVADQRPELHWPADLYLEGADQYRGWFQSSLLTSVAWRGKAPYKAVCTHGWVVDGEGRKMSKSLGNGINPQEIVDQYGADILRLWVASSDYHADIRISKEILKQLSDAYRKIRNTARFILGNLSDFDPDHDMVPMNELEDLDRWALIKFDELIKKTVEGYETLEFHNAYHAIHNFCVVDMSNFYLDVCKDRLYTEKADSHTRRAAQTVMFRILSGMSRLISPILAFTSDEIWHSMPHLASEDAENVVLNEFPQPSGIKVDETFLAKWDRIHEIRDDVKKALELARKEKVIGSSLDAKVQLFCDGDLYDFVNEQKKELLTALIVSQLETVKGGSGEFTEVALQGLSITVKHAEGQKCARCWVYSDEVGKNADHPDLCERCAHVIG